In Paenibacillus stellifer, the DNA window GCCGACGAGGATAAGCTGCGGCAAATTTTTCTGAATTTGCTCTCCAATGCGATCAATTATACACATGACGGCGGCAGCGTCCGGGTAACGGCGGCCAGCCGGGTGAAGACGGACGGGGATGAGACGGTGGTCTTTTCCGTGTCGGATACGGGAATGGGCATCCCCCGCAAGGACCTGCCGCGTATCTTCGAGCGCTTCTATCGCGTGGACAAGGCAAGGTCCAGAAGCTCGGGCGGCACCGGTCTCGGCTTGTCGATCGTCAAGCATTTGACGGAGCTGCATCACGGAACAATCTCTGTGGACAGCGATCTCGGGATCGGAAGCACCTTCACCTTGGAGCTGCCGCTGCTTCAGGAAGAGGAAAGTTAAGGTTTTACACACGGTTAACATTCCGATGATATGATGAGCTTGTCAAAAATAATAAGGCGGGGGAATCTATGACTCAACGATTGCTTGTCATCGAAGACGAGCCGACGCTGGCCCGGCTGCTGTCGTACAATTTGACGCAGGAAGGCTACGACGTCACGCTCGAGGATCACGGAACGGCGGGATATGACCGTGCGGTTAAAGAACAGTTCGATCTTATTGTCCTCGATCTCATGCTTCCGGGGATGAACGGAATCGATATTCTCGATAAGCTGCGTGGACAAGGCATCCGGACGCCCATCATCGTGCTCACGGCCAAGAATGCCGAGGAAGATGTCGTCCGCGGCTTGAAGTCGGGAGCCGACGACTATATGACCAAGCCCTTCGGCGTGTCCGAACTGCTGGCAAGAGTCAGCGCCGTGCTCCGCCGCGTATCCGGCCTCCCGGATGAGCCGCAGGAAGGGCAGAAGCCGGGCGACTCCACGATCATTCTGGGTCAGCTCGAGATTTACCCCGAGCGCTATGAAGTCAGCCTTGGAGGCCAGAGCATCAATTTACGTCCCAAGGAATTTGAAGTGCTGCTCTATCTGGCCCGCAAGCCGGGTGTTGTGCTGACACGCGATGATCTCATGAACGCCGTATGGGGCTTCGATTATATCGGGGGCCAGCGGACGGTGGACGTGCATGTCAGCTCGCTGCGCAAGAAGCTGGAGCTGGACCCCGATTCTGTTCATATCGACTCCATTCGGGGTGTCGGTTACAAGCTGGTTGTGAACAAACAAAGAACTCCGGTCGTTTAACGGCGACGGGGTTCTTTTTTTTACAATGAGCCGAAATTCCCATGACATTTGTCTTATAGTCTGAAAACAAAATGAAAGACTATCGGAGGGATTCATGGTGCAGGTACTGACCAAGAGCGATGAAGAAGTGAAACGGGAAGAAGCGAAAGAAGAGAGGGAGCTTCCCGTGGATCGGGACCTTCTCTGGCGCCAGCGTGAGGAAGCCGAACGCAACGAAGACCGTCTTCGTGAGAAGCGTCGAGCAGCTAAAGGGGGGACTTCTGACGCACAGGCGGATAAAGCTGCTGCTGATGTGGACCGCACGGACATGCCTGTAAGCGCAAGGACGAATGGGGTTTCAGCCTCGGTACAGCAGTCAGATCCTGTCTTGACCAGCGGGAAGTCTCCTCTTGAAGCAGAGACGTCTCATTCGGATGCCGGACTGCCGCACGGCTCAAGAGAAGGCGTTGCGCTGGCCGATTACTGCCAGCCGGTTCCGGAGGTGGGAGGGTTAGTGAACTGTCTGGAGGCGCTGGCCGTATTCCGGAGTCATCCCGACGCCCCATGCCTGGTCATAACCGACGCTTCCGGAGCTCCCGGAGGGCTTCTCATGCGCGACGCGTTTCACCGCAAGCTTGCGGGACGGTTCGCAGCGGAGCTGTTCTACTCCCGGCCTGCCTTACAATTTGCCGACAGAGAGGCTCTGACCGCAGAGATTAACGATCATCCCTCAGAGGTAATCGGACGTGCCCTGAAGCGCAGCGAGTCGCAGTTCTATGATTCCGTCGTAATTAATCACGGCGGCAGACTGAAAGGCGTATTGACGGTGCGGGACCTGATGAGGCTATCCGGCCGGCTGCAGGAACGGGCCGAGGAGGAGCGCCGGCTTGCCGTCGAAGGCAGCTTCACCCATGTCGGCTCCATGGAATCGGCGCTTCAGGAAGCGGCGTCCGCGGCGGATGCAGCCCGCTTGGAATGCGAACGGATGGAGCAGTGGATTGAAACGGGATCGGGCAAAATGGATCATGTTCACACCTCCTACCTCCGTGTGGAGGGACGGATCGCGGAGCAGCGGGACCAGGTCGCGAAGCTGCTGGAGCATGTGTCGGAAATCGCCTCCCTCACCGGCGAAATCGGCGGAATCGCCGAGACCAGCGAGCTCCTGGCGCTCAACGCCTCCATCGAGGCAGCCCATGCGGGCGAGCATGGCCGGGGCTTTCAGGTTGTAGCTTCCGAGGTCCGCTCGCTCTCCCATCACACCCGCAGGCTGACGGAGAGCATCTCCGCGCTGCTCGCCGGAATCGGCGGGCTGGCCGGACGCACCGCCGAGCTGACCGGCGCCGCATCCGGCGACATCGCCGGCGGGGCAGGGGAAGTGGCCGCAGCCAAAAGCCTTTTCCAGAATCTCCGTACCGCCGTCGGGGCGGTAGAACAGGCCGATGAGGCGGCCTGCCGCCTGGCCCGGCAGAGTGCGGAACGTGCGCGGGAGGTCAAGAATCGGCTGATGGCGATGGGTGATTTTACACAGCGTTAACATTTCTCAGGAGTGTCATTAACAAACCGGGGATATACTTGTACCGAAGATGCTGAGAAGGAGAACGCATATGAACGCCACCCTGGCTACCGATACGAAGACTGACAAGAAGACCATCATCGACATAGAGAAGCTGAATCTGCACTACGAAGCCTTTCATGCGCTCAAGGATATGGATTTGCAGGTTCCCGAGAAGGCCGTTACAGCTTTTATCGGACCCTCGGGCTGCGGTAAATCCACGCTGCTGCGCACGCTGAACCGGATGAACGACATGATTCCGGGCACGGTGATCGAAGGCAAGGTTCTCATCGAAGGAACTGACATTTACGGTGCGGACATTGAGGTGGAGAGCCTGCGCAAACAGGTGGGCATGGTGTTTCAACAGCCGAATCCTTTCCCGAAATCGATTTATGACAATATCGCTTACGGTCCTCGCCTTCATGGCAAGCCGGCCAAGGCAGAGCTTGATCAGCTTGTGGAGCAGAGTCTCCGTCAGGCCGCTCTCTGGGACGAAGTGAAGGACTTTCTGAAGAAATCGGCGCTCAGCCTGTCCGGCGGACAGCAGCAGCGGCTCTGTATCGCCCGCGCGCTGGCCGTTCAGCCCGACATTCTGCTCATGGACGAAGCGACCTCTGCGCTTGACCCGGTATCTACGCAGAAGATCGAAGAGTTGATCCAGGAGCTTCGCAAACAATATACCATCGTCATGGTTACCCACAGCATGCACCAGGCCGCGAGAGTGTCCGATAAGACCGTCTTTTTCCTGAACGGCGTCATTGTAGAAGCTGCCGGAACGGAGCAGCTGTTCTCGAATCCGAAAGATTCGCGCACCGAAGATTACATTTCCGGAAGATTCGGTTAAGTCCCGTCCCCGCGTGGAGGGAGATTGTACGATAGATCCGGAAGACATATAGATTCGAGGAGGATACCCTATTTTATGATCCGAAGAGTGGAATTTGATAAAAGCCTGGATGAGCTGCGCAGCCTGCTCCGCCAAATGGCTGAACATGTGGTTAACGCATTGGAAGGCGCAGTATTCTCCCTCCAGCAGCAGGATACGAACCGCGCGCAGGAGATTGTGCAGGCTGACATTCGCCTGAATCAGATGGAAGAACAGATCATGGACATCGGCTCCCGGCTGATTATTACCCAGCAGCCTGTGGCGAAGGATCTTCGCCGGATCATCGTGGCCTTCAAAATCTCCAGCGATCTGGAACGCATGGGCGATCTTGCGCTGGACGTCGCGAAGGTTACTCTGCGTCTGCATGGGCAGCATCTGATCAAGCCGCTGGTGGATATCCCGAGAATGGCCGATATCGTGAAGACGATGACCTCCGAGGCCATTACTGCTTATCTGGACGAGAACACCGATCTGGCTCACAAAATGGCGCTTGACGACGACCAGGTCGATCATCTCTACAGTGCCATGATCAACGAGCTGTACGGCTACATGGTGAAGCAGCCCGAAACGGTATCCCAGGCCATGCTGCTGACACTCGTTGGCCGCTACATTGAACGGATCGCGGATCACGCGACCAACATCGGTGAAAGCGTCGTGTACCTGGTGACAGGCAAGCGGCCGGATCTGAACCGGTAGTCTTCCGCAAGGAACGGGAATGGACAATATTGAAGCATAGCCGCCCTTTGAACCTTATCTTAAGCGTTCAATGGGCGGCTTATTTATTTTAAAGAAATGCCCCTTACATAAAATCATAGAAATACCGGATCACATGGAGAAACACCGGCGATGTATAGGTGAGGCTGTCAATCAGGCTGAGATAGCTCTTCTTCGTCGCCTGCGCCTTGTCGTCGTCGCCAATCAGCAGATCGCGCTTTAGCACGGAGACGGTCAGGCTGCCGAAGAACCCGCTCAGACTGATCAGCGCGCCGGTAAAGAGCGCGAAGGGGCGGGCGATCGGAGTCAAGTATGGGGCAATGAAGAAGGAGACCGCCGTAGTCACAAGAAGCGAGCAGGCGAAGCCTTCCCAGGTCAGATTGGGATTGGCGGTCGGAACGATCCTGCGTCTGCCGAAATAAAGGGAGAAGAGTACGTGAACGACGTCGCCGAGCTGGGTAAGGACAACCAGATACAGCACAAGTCCGGCACCGTACTCCGGCGAGGCGACCTGGAAATACGCGAGATGGCTAAGTCCGAACACCATCAGCATAAGCCCCCACTGCGTGGAGCTGACGCTGCGGAGGAACCCTACCGTTCCTTTGTTGATCAGCCTCGGCAGCGGCAGGAACAGCGATACATAAATGGGGATGAAGACGATGAACATGCCGTACCAGCCGGTGTAGATCCAGTAGAACTGGATCGGGATCGCCAAATACGCCCACAGGAACAGTCTGCGGTCCGCTTTGCGGGTGCGGATCATGGAGAAGTATTCCTTGAGCGCGAAGAAGATCAGCACCATTAAGCTCAGCATAGAGACGACAGAACTGAGCAGGGTGGCCAGGCAGAAGATGAAGAACATGCTCCACCACGTTTTGACGCGAAGGGCGATCGGGGTATAGTCCTTGTCCGGCTGAATGCGGTCCACAATATAATAGATGAAATGAAACGCCGCCAGTGCGGAGAAGACGAGAATGAGCAAGAGCATCGAATGGTTCAAACGCGATCACCAACTTGTCGAAAAATAGAATTTATGGAAGGTTCCTATGTTATTATGAAGGAAGAATTCATTTTTGATAAGGGGATTTCGCATGATGGCTGCCGAACATTCCGTCTTTATACTGCTTACCAATACCGGGACACTGTTCACCCGTGTCATCCAGACTTATACCAAAGCCCCGTACAATCACGCTTCGATCTCCTTCGACCGGCAGCTGTCGGAGCTGTACAGCTTCGGAAGAAAGGACCCCGGCAATCCCCTGAACGGAGGCTTCGTGCAAGAGGATATCAAGACAGGAACGTTTAGCAAGTACCCGGAGACGACCTGTGTCCTCTATGAGCTTAAGGTTACAGAACGGGAAGTCGAGAAGATGAGAAGGGTGCTGCATGTCTTCTTACGCAGCCGTAACAAATATTTGTATAATCTGCTTGGCGTGATTGGCGTCGCGCTGCAGGAACCGGTTGAGTTCAGCAATTCCTACTTCTGCTCGCAGTTCGTGGCGGAGATTCTGCAGCGCTCCGGCATCAAGCTGTGGAACAAGCTGCCTGCCCTCGTAACGCCGGATGATCTGAGAAAGTGCGGCCAGCTCACCTTGATTTATGAAGGCAAGCTGAGTGATTATGAACCGGGGCTGCGGACTTGAGCGAAGAGGTGAGGGTTTGCCTGCCTTTTTTTCAAATCATGTACTGTACGGAAGCACATGAACAGAGAAGGATACCGAAGCGGCCGGCTGTCGCGGGGGATTCCTTCTTTTTTTCGCCGGGCGTGTGGTAAGATAGAAGCGATAAGCAATTGAAGACGAGGTGCATAATGGACAAGGACAAGCTGATTTTAATAGATGGAAATAACGTGATCTACCGGGCATTCTTCGCCATGCCTCCTCTGACGAACACGGCGGGCCAACAGACCAATGCCGTCTACGGCTTCACGACGATGCTGCTGCGCCTGATTGAAGAGCATAAGCCGACCCACCTGATCGTCGCTTTCGACGCGGGCAAGGTTACCTTCCGCCATGAGGGCTACCAGGATTATAAGGGCGGGAGACAGAAGACGCCGCCGGAGCTGTCGGAGCAGTTCCCCCTGCTGAAAGATCTGCTGAAGAATCTGGGCGTTCCCCAGTATGAGATCGTGAACTATGAAGCGGATGACATCATCGGAACCATCTCCCGGGAAGCCGATGAAGCGGGCCGCGAAGTGATGATCGTCTCCGGGGATAAAGATATGCTGCAGCTGGCGTCGGATCATACGAAGATTGCGCTGATCCGCAAGGGCGTGACGGAAATCGAACTGTACGGCCCGGAGGAAATCCGGAGCAAATACGATCTGACGCCGGAGCAGATCATTGACCTCAAAGGTCTGATGGGCGATGCGAGCGACAATATCCCGGGCGTGCCGGGAGTCGGCGAGAAGACTGCGCTCAAGCTGCTTGCCCAGTTTGGCTCGGTCGAGGGCGTTATCGCCGGAACCGGTGAGCTGAAGGGCAAGATGAAGGAGAAGCTGGAAACGCATGCCGATGATGCGGTCATGAGCAAGAAGCTCGCTACCATCTTCCGCGAAGTACCGTTGACCCATTCATGGGAGGATATGAAATTTTCCGGTCTCAAGAGCGACACGGCCGGCCCTGCGCTGGCGAAGCTGGAGTTCAAGTCGCTGCTGGAGCGGCTGAATCTGAGCGGCCATGCGCCTGTGGATGGAGAAGTCGCCGCACCGGCGCCGGAGCTTGACATTGTGATAGCTGCGGGCGGGTCGGAGCTTGATGCAGCTGTTGCAGCGTTGCCGGAGGTCAAGGCGCTGCATGTGGAGACCTACGGCGACAATCCTCACCGGTCCGAGGTGATCGGAGTGGCGCTCTCGACGCCGGAGAAGCATTATTTTGTGCCGTTCGAGACGCTGAAGAGCGGTGAGGCCGAGGCGTTGCGCGCCTGGCTGGCGGATGAGAAGTCGCCGAAGAACGGCTATGATCTGCACCGCGCGGACCTGGCCCTGCATTGGCAGGGCATTCCCTTCGCGGGTGCGGTCCATGATGTCCAGCTGGCCGCCTACCTGCTGGACCCGACCGAAGCGAACCAGAACTTAAGCGATCTGGTTGCCAAATACGGGCTGCCACATCTGGCGGCGGACGAAGAAGTGTTCGGCAAGGGTGCGAAGTACAAGGTGCCGGAACTGGCGGTGCTGGGCGCCCATGTCGCCGCCAAGAGCGCGGCTGTGCTCGGCGTCGTGCCGAAGCAGGAGCAGGATCTTGCCGATACGGCCATGCTGAAGCTGTTCCACGACCTGGAGATGCCGCTGTCGCGTATTTTGGCCGACATGGAGAAGCAGGGCATCCTGGTTAACCAGGATGGACTCAAAGAGCTTGGACGTGAATTCGAGCGGACGATTGCCGGGCTTGTGGAGCAGATTTATGAGATTGCGGGCACCGAGTTCAATCTGAACTCCACGAAGCAACTGGGTGAAATCTTGTTCGACAAGCTGGGCCTGCCGGTGGTCAAGAAGACCAAAACCGGTTACTCCACCGACGCCGAGGTGCTGGAGAAGCTGGCCCCTTATCATGATATCGTACAGATGATTCTGCAGTACCGGACGATCGCCAAGCTGCAATCGACTTATGTGGAAGGGCTGCTGAAGGAAATTGCGCCTTCGACGGGCAAGGTCCACACCTTCTATCGCCAGACGATCGCCGCAACCGGTCGGCTAAGCAGCCAGTTCCCTAACCTGCAGAACATCCCGATCCGGCTGGAGGAAGGCCGCAAAATCCGCAAGGTCTTCGTCCCTTCCGAGCCGGGTTGGTCGATTCTGGCGGCTGACTATTCGCAGATTGAGCTGAGGGTGCTGGCGCATATTTCGGATGATGCCAGACTGAAAGATGCGTTCCTGCATGATATGGACATTCATACGAAGACGGCGATGGATGTATTCGGTGTGCCGGCCGAAGCGGTGGACAGCAATATGCGCCGTTCTGCAAAGGCGGTCAACTTCGGCATTGTCTATGGCATCAGCGACTATGGCTTGTCGCAGAACCTGAACATTACCCGTAAAGAAGCTGCCAAGTTTATCGACGCTTACTTTGAAGTATTCCAGGGTGTGCGTCGTTATATGGATGACATCGTGAAAGAGGCGCGCAAAGCGGGCTATGTCACAACGCTGCTGGAGCGCCGCCGCTATTTGCCGGAGATCAATGCGAGCAATTTCAATCAGCGGTCGTTCGCCGAGCGGACAGCGATGAATACGCCGATTCAGGGCACCGCTGCCGACATCATCAAGCTGGCCATGATTCACATGGACCGCGCGCTGTTCGAGCGGGGACTGAAGAGCCGCATGCTGCTTCAGGTGCATGACGAACTGGTCTTCGAGGTGCCGGAGGATGAACTGGAGATTATGAAGACTCTCGTGCCGGAGGTAATGGAAGCCGCGCTGAAGCTGTCCGTGCCGCTCAAGGCTGAGGTAAGTTATGGAAGCGACTGGTATGAGGCGAAATAAAGTCCCGCGCCCCCGGCTTATCTTGGTATAATGAAAGCTGAGGTGATGACATCATGCCGGAACTTCCGGAGGTAGAGACCGTTAAGCGAACATTGAACACCTTGATTCACGGTAAAAGAATACAAAAAGTCACCGTCCGGCTGCCCCGGATTATCCGGCGGCCGGACGATATCACGATATTTGCGCATATGCTGGAAGGCCATACAATCCAGACGGTGGAGCGGCGCGGCAAATTTCTGCGTTTTCTGCTGGATGGACTCGTGCTGGTCAGCCATCTGCGGATGGAGGGGCGGTACGGCCTGTATGCCGAGGGCGATCCTCTGGACAAGCACAGTCATGTGATTTTCCACTTCGATGACGGCACTGAGCTCCGGTACACCGATGTCCGGCAGTTCGGGACAATGGATCTGTTCCTTCCCGGCGAGGATCTTCTTCAGCAGCCGCTGAAAAATCTGGGGCTGGAGCCGCTGTCTCCTGATTTTACGGCGGAGGCGTTTAAGGCTCTGCTTGCCGGGAAGAATACAAAAATCAAACCGCTGCTGCTCAATCAGGCATACGTGGTCGGCATCGGCAATATTTATGTGGATGAGTCCCTGCATGCTGCAGGCATTCATCCGGAGAGAGCTGCCGGTTCCTTGACCGATGAGCAGATCGTCCGGCTTCACGACTCCATTGTCGATACGCTGACGAACGCGGTGAACGCCGGCGGCTCTTCCGTTAAGTCCTACGTGAACGGCCAGGGAGAGAGCGGAAGCTATCAGCATAAGCTTCGGATATACGGGCGTAAGGATGAACCTTGTTACACTTGCGGCTCCAAGGTGGAGAAGAGCGTTGTCGGGGGACGGGGCACGCATTTTTGCCCAAGCTGCCAGCCTCCGCTGCTGACCTAGGCCGGTTTATTCTGGATTCTCCAGTCTGCGCTGGATTGCGCCGGATAATTAGTTGTTTCACACGGTTTCAAGAAGGATGACACCACCGGGACCTCCCGCCCATATACTGGGTGAAGAATGCTACATTAGCGAACGACGGCTTGAGGGGTTGAAGGCCCCTTATAGCCCCGGTTCTTCACGGGAGGGATTGCGGGTGTTTAGCCCTTTTGTTTCACTGCTGCTGCTGGCTTTTGCCCTGAGTCTGGACGGTTTCGGCGTTGGCGTTACATATGGTCTGCGCAAGCTGAAAATTCCTTTGTTCTCGGTTCTGATCATTGCGCTGTGTTCAGGCGTTGTGATGAGCGTGTCGATGCAGGTCGGCGTGCTGCTCTCATCGGTTGTATCTCCCGGGATTGCGTCCCGTATCGGCGCTGTCATCATTTTGCTGATGGGCTGCTGGTCGCTGGTGCAGATGCTGATCCAGAAGGATGACGGCAAGGCGGCCGAAGCGAGGGGCGGCGAGCAGGCTGAAGCAGGTGAACATGCGGGAGAGAACGGCAGTGAATGTGTGCCTGTGGAGCTTGATGTGGTCTTGACGTCATCCGGGCCGTCTTTGCCAGAACCGGTGCGCGCAGATGATGGGAATCAAGACGAGAAGTCCGCCGTATTCTCGCTGGAGCTTCGGCGTCTTGGGATCGTCATTCAGATTCTGCGCACCCCGTCGTCGGCGGATATGGACAAATCGGGCAGCATTTCGCCCCTTGAAGCGCTGGTCCTCGGGATTGCGCTTTCCCTTGACGCATTCGGAGCAGGGCTTGGCGCTGCGCTCTTGGGCTTTGAACCGCTGCGGACTTCGCTTACGATTGCGCTGTTCAGCGGAAGCATTCTGCTTCTGGGGCTTCATACCGGCTTCCGGTTCTCCGGAAGCTCCTGGATGAAGCGGGCTTCGCTGCTGCCGGCGCTCTTATTGATTGCCATTGGAATACTGAAGCTGTTATGAGGTGAAAACATGATTATGGGTTTGACCGGAGGAATAGCCTCCGGCAAAAGCACCGTGTCCGCCCTGCTGGTGAGCAAGGGAGCAAGGCTCGTCGACGCCGATGCCATTGCCCGGGAGATCATGCTCCCCGGACACGAGGTGCTGGCCTCCGTTGCCGAATTCTTCGGCGCGGAGGTGCTGCAACCCGACGGAACGCTGAACCGGTCGAAGCTGGGGGACATCGTATTCCGCGACCCTGAAGCCCGGAAGACGCTCAACGGGCTAACCCATCCGGTGATCCGCAGGATTACCCGGGAGCGGATGGAGGCTTTTGAGCGGGAGGATGCTTCCCGGCTTACTATCGTGGATATTCCGCTGCTCTACGAAACGGAGCAGGAGGATCTGTTCGAGAAGATCTTGGTGGTTTATGTACCGCGTGAGGTGCAGATTCAGCGGCTGATCGCCCGAAATGGGCTGACGGAGGAACAGGCCAAGGCCCGGCTCGATTCGCAGATGGATATTGAGCTCAAACGGGAGAAGGCCGACTACGTGATTGACAACAGTGGCGATCCCGCCGAAACAGAGAAGCAGATCGAGCAGTTGATGGACAGGCTGGGATTTACATGCTGAGGCTGCTGCGCAAAAAACGGGTTCTGCTTCTCTTGTTCATCGGCTTCACCGCCGTTCTGTTTCTCAGCACGAACTGGATGTCCTGGTTCTATCCCATCCATTATAAAGAGGATATCCGCAAGCACAGCCTCACTTATCAGGTCGACCCCTTTCTTGTCGCAGCCATCATCCGGGTCGAGACGAACTACAAGACCGGCAAGGAATCCCGTAAGGGAGCGCTGGGACTCATGCAATTGATGCCTGACACGGCGAAATGGGCGCTCGAGAAGGCCAAGCTGCCCGATGTTTCGCTGGACAAGCTGAGGGATGAACCTTCCGCTAACATTGAGCTGGGAACCTGGTATCTGCATACGCTGTCAGGAGAGTTCGGCGGCAACCGTGCGATGATGATTGCGGCTTATAATGCGGGGCCGGGGAAGGTGAAGAGCTGGCTGGAGGACGGTTCCTGGGACGGAAGCGAGGAGCAGTTGAAGAATATTCCGTTCGGTGAAACGCGGCACTATGTGCAGCGGGTCATTTATTATTACAATCAGTATGTTGAAATCTACGGAAACATGTTCTGACCCAAAATTCAACGCATAAAGAAGTGCCGGCGGCCTGAAGGCCGCTCAGCACTTCCAAATCATTGCCCTGTTAAAGGCGAATTACTGGAATTGTCCAGCCAGCTGTTGTTCGGCCAGAGTTACCAGACGTTTGGTGATGTATCCACCGATCGAACCGTTTTCGTAAGAAGTTTTATTGCCTTGATATCCGTCCGGGGAAAGAGTGATACCAAGTTCTTGGGCAACCTCATATTTCAGTTGCTCCAAAGCGGCGTTGGCTTTAGGTACAACCAGGTTGTTGGTGCTGGAGCTGCCATTGCTTGCCTGTGCCATTGTTGTTCACCTCCTATCGGTTGGTAACAGTATTATGTGCCGAACCTGCCATATTCATAACCGGAACGGACAAGGTGTTTACTGGAAAAAAAGTTCCTCTTGATAACCCAAATACAATGCGAAGGAAGTGACCGCGAGGCATGAAATGCCCTTATTGCGACCATACCAATACCAAGGTGCTGGACTCCCGTCCGGCCAATGAGAACAGATCCATCAGACGCAGGCGAGAGTGTGAGAA includes these proteins:
- a CDS encoding methyl-accepting chemotaxis protein — its product is MVQVLTKSDEEVKREEAKEERELPVDRDLLWRQREEAERNEDRLREKRRAAKGGTSDAQADKAAADVDRTDMPVSARTNGVSASVQQSDPVLTSGKSPLEAETSHSDAGLPHGSREGVALADYCQPVPEVGGLVNCLEALAVFRSHPDAPCLVITDASGAPGGLLMRDAFHRKLAGRFAAELFYSRPALQFADREALTAEINDHPSEVIGRALKRSESQFYDSVVINHGGRLKGVLTVRDLMRLSGRLQERAEEERRLAVEGSFTHVGSMESALQEAASAADAARLECERMEQWIETGSGKMDHVHTSYLRVEGRIAEQRDQVAKLLEHVSEIASLTGEIGGIAETSELLALNASIEAAHAGEHGRGFQVVASEVRSLSHHTRRLTESISALLAGIGGLAGRTAELTGAASGDIAGGAGEVAAAKSLFQNLRTAVGAVEQADEAACRLARQSAERAREVKNRLMAMGDFTQR
- the phoU gene encoding phosphate signaling complex protein PhoU; this translates as MIRRVEFDKSLDELRSLLRQMAEHVVNALEGAVFSLQQQDTNRAQEIVQADIRLNQMEEQIMDIGSRLIITQQPVAKDLRRIIVAFKISSDLERMGDLALDVAKVTLRLHGQHLIKPLVDIPRMADIVKTMTSEAITAYLDENTDLAHKMALDDDQVDHLYSAMINELYGYMVKQPETVSQAMLLTLVGRYIERIADHATNIGESVVYLVTGKRPDLNR
- a CDS encoding manganese efflux pump is translated as MFSPFVSLLLLAFALSLDGFGVGVTYGLRKLKIPLFSVLIIALCSGVVMSVSMQVGVLLSSVVSPGIASRIGAVIILLMGCWSLVQMLIQKDDGKAAEARGGEQAEAGEHAGENGSECVPVELDVVLTSSGPSLPEPVRADDGNQDEKSAVFSLELRRLGIVIQILRTPSSADMDKSGSISPLEALVLGIALSLDAFGAGLGAALLGFEPLRTSLTIALFSGSILLLGLHTGFRFSGSSWMKRASLLPALLLIAIGILKLL
- a CDS encoding response regulator transcription factor, whose translation is MTQRLLVIEDEPTLARLLSYNLTQEGYDVTLEDHGTAGYDRAVKEQFDLIVLDLMLPGMNGIDILDKLRGQGIRTPIIVLTAKNAEEDVVRGLKSGADDYMTKPFGVSELLARVSAVLRRVSGLPDEPQEGQKPGDSTIILGQLEIYPERYEVSLGGQSINLRPKEFEVLLYLARKPGVVLTRDDLMNAVWGFDYIGGQRTVDVHVSSLRKKLELDPDSVHIDSIRGVGYKLVVNKQRTPVV
- the mutM gene encoding DNA-formamidopyrimidine glycosylase, coding for MPELPEVETVKRTLNTLIHGKRIQKVTVRLPRIIRRPDDITIFAHMLEGHTIQTVERRGKFLRFLLDGLVLVSHLRMEGRYGLYAEGDPLDKHSHVIFHFDDGTELRYTDVRQFGTMDLFLPGEDLLQQPLKNLGLEPLSPDFTAEAFKALLAGKNTKIKPLLLNQAYVVGIGNIYVDESLHAAGIHPERAAGSLTDEQIVRLHDSIVDTLTNAVNAGGSSVKSYVNGQGESGSYQHKLRIYGRKDEPCYTCGSKVEKSVVGGRGTHFCPSCQPPLLT
- the pstB gene encoding phosphate ABC transporter ATP-binding protein PstB, translated to MNATLATDTKTDKKTIIDIEKLNLHYEAFHALKDMDLQVPEKAVTAFIGPSGCGKSTLLRTLNRMNDMIPGTVIEGKVLIEGTDIYGADIEVESLRKQVGMVFQQPNPFPKSIYDNIAYGPRLHGKPAKAELDQLVEQSLRQAALWDEVKDFLKKSALSLSGGQQQRLCIARALAVQPDILLMDEATSALDPVSTQKIEELIQELRKQYTIVMVTHSMHQAARVSDKTVFFLNGVIVEAAGTEQLFSNPKDSRTEDYISGRFG
- the polA gene encoding DNA polymerase I, translating into MDKDKLILIDGNNVIYRAFFAMPPLTNTAGQQTNAVYGFTTMLLRLIEEHKPTHLIVAFDAGKVTFRHEGYQDYKGGRQKTPPELSEQFPLLKDLLKNLGVPQYEIVNYEADDIIGTISREADEAGREVMIVSGDKDMLQLASDHTKIALIRKGVTEIELYGPEEIRSKYDLTPEQIIDLKGLMGDASDNIPGVPGVGEKTALKLLAQFGSVEGVIAGTGELKGKMKEKLETHADDAVMSKKLATIFREVPLTHSWEDMKFSGLKSDTAGPALAKLEFKSLLERLNLSGHAPVDGEVAAPAPELDIVIAAGGSELDAAVAALPEVKALHVETYGDNPHRSEVIGVALSTPEKHYFVPFETLKSGEAEALRAWLADEKSPKNGYDLHRADLALHWQGIPFAGAVHDVQLAAYLLDPTEANQNLSDLVAKYGLPHLAADEEVFGKGAKYKVPELAVLGAHVAAKSAAVLGVVPKQEQDLADTAMLKLFHDLEMPLSRILADMEKQGILVNQDGLKELGREFERTIAGLVEQIYEIAGTEFNLNSTKQLGEILFDKLGLPVVKKTKTGYSTDAEVLEKLAPYHDIVQMILQYRTIAKLQSTYVEGLLKEIAPSTGKVHTFYRQTIAATGRLSSQFPNLQNIPIRLEEGRKIRKVFVPSEPGWSILAADYSQIELRVLAHISDDARLKDAFLHDMDIHTKTAMDVFGVPAEAVDSNMRRSAKAVNFGIVYGISDYGLSQNLNITRKEAAKFIDAYFEVFQGVRRYMDDIVKEARKAGYVTTLLERRRYLPEINASNFNQRSFAERTAMNTPIQGTAADIIKLAMIHMDRALFERGLKSRMLLQVHDELVFEVPEDELEIMKTLVPEVMEAALKLSVPLKAEVSYGSDWYEAK
- a CDS encoding phosphatidate cytidylyltransferase; this translates as MLLLILVFSALAAFHFIYYIVDRIQPDKDYTPIALRVKTWWSMFFIFCLATLLSSVVSMLSLMVLIFFALKEYFSMIRTRKADRRLFLWAYLAIPIQFYWIYTGWYGMFIVFIPIYVSLFLPLPRLINKGTVGFLRSVSSTQWGLMLMVFGLSHLAYFQVASPEYGAGLVLYLVVLTQLGDVVHVLFSLYFGRRRIVPTANPNLTWEGFACSLLVTTAVSFFIAPYLTPIARPFALFTGALISLSGFFGSLTVSVLKRDLLIGDDDKAQATKKSYLSLIDSLTYTSPVFLHVIRYFYDFM